A window of Scylla paramamosain isolate STU-SP2022 chromosome 36, ASM3559412v1, whole genome shotgun sequence genomic DNA:
AGGCGGGTATGGTGAGCTGAGGCTTGACTAGTGTGGTGGGCTGAGGAGGGCTGAGgcttggtggtgtggtgggtaTGGCGGGCTGAGGTAGGCAGAGTCTTGGTGGTGTGGTAACAATTGGATCCCTGCAGGTGGATGAGGCTGAGGAGTTTCTGTTCGCGGCCACCACCACCGGGGACGTGGTCAAGGTGCGGCTCAACAAGTCCCCCACGCCAGGTGAGTCTCCGAACCATAATAATCTGATGTACTTCTACCCACACCTCCGCTAACTTCAACAGGCTCTAATGGAAGTTGCACGAGTTAACTAACGTACAAAATTTTCCATtgcactcttttttttatccttcacaCGAGGCCAACTGGTACTGACGAACACCAGGCAGGCTGGGCGTCATGTCATGTTCGCAGGGTCAATGACGCGTCCAGCACAAGGCACACAGGACACCTCCCCTGGGCCCCGCAGTTacgttaagaaagaaagaaagaaagaaagaaagaaaaaataataataggaaaaaataaaataaaaatgcattagctgtctctctctctctctctctctctctctctctctctctctctctctctctctctctctctctctctctctctctctctctctctctctctctctctctctctctctctcgacgtgcCGGATAACCTGCTTGGTGTTCGTCAGTACCTGGTGACCTCGTGAGGAAAGGATTGAAAATCCACAGGAGAATTTTGCGCATCACGTGATCTACGACATCACAGGATGCGCCGCGAGGAAAGTCACGTAATTAAAGATTAAGTCACTCgtagaatatatttttttcgcagcttttttttctttactatgtACGAGTAAGATGTAGAATAATTTATAGTGTTATATCCccaaaactttatttatttgctttatagGATGCAGAACAGTGTATGCCTTTTTATTCAAAGTTGTGGCGTCTTTCCTCGCCATCAATGTGTCTCGTGGATGTAGGAGAGCCTGAAGATATCAAGACAGAATTTCAAAGTTTCGTTATTAACACTTTACGTGGTCTGGCTTATCTTCACCAACGTGTCTTCTCTTATAACACTGACTATTAAGTTCAACCTTTCACGAATACGTGTTTTTACTCTGGTCGCAGGCTGCCACCCGTCCCCCGTGCTGGTGTCTGTGATGGCGCCCCGACCCACCCCCACGCCCGGCGGCCCCAGACTCACGCGCGCCCCCACGCCCGGTGAGTCGCTGCGTCGAACGTCTCGGCGTCTATCTCGACTACTTCTAACACGCTCTAGTAAAGTTATTCGACCTATCCAAGGAATTTCAGCTTTTATAATGATGATTTGATAATGAGTGTACacctgagagaaaaagaaacaagaaaaacatgagaACCTTACTAATAACCCTTgaggtctttgaaaataatccataTGAGAGCCCGAGGTGTTTCAAAATGTCGTTCAGGATAACTCAacactccctttccccttccctgaGCACGACAGGTCTCCAGGCCATGGCGGTGCTGCCCAACGGTGATCTGCTGGTGGGCGACGTGGGCGGTTACGTGCGGGCGTACCGACAACTGCAAGATGTAACAGAGGAAGGACGGCCAGCGTGCCCAGCGCCACCACGCGCCCATGGCACTGTTAAGTACACGCACCCAAAGGACCCCACCAGGCCCATCCTCGTGCAGGTAAACGggatccccctcctccccaccatctACCAGTCGCTTGGAAGACTTGGTAGACTTCAAGCCACACTTTCAGAAACTATACATTGAGGACCTTTACTCTAAATAGGCcgaatatcattatttttgttacttcgCAAGATTAACCACTGAACTGTCTGTCAGTAGATTTCACCATGCATTTCCAAGAACTATAAATTGAGAGTTTCTACTCTAAGCAGGCTACTAATTTTTGCTATTTCACCGCATGATCTAGATTATCACCGCCTCTCCTAGAGTGCAAAAAAGGTCTAAATGCTTGTCCCTGGGTCTCCTCGTAGGTGTGGGCGGTGGAGGTGGGCGCTGCGCTGACTTCCCTCAGTGTGGTGGGGCAGGAGGTGGTGCTGGGGACAGTCTCCTCAGATATCTACCAACTCAAGCTATTCTTTCAACCCCAAGATCTCAATCAAACCAAATGCAACAAGACGCGAGTGGAGTTTCAAGATCAAACGAAAAAcccaagagaaagaaaaggttttCGAGAGAGAAACGTGACGCAGCGAAAGCATTCCAACTCCACCCACCCTCGTCAGGGCGCCCTCAAGCTGGACTCTGTGGCACCTGAGCTACACCTGTTATCAACCTGCCATTCAGAACCTATCAATGACGTCACATTCCCAAGGTAACATATGAACTGGTGCCGTAAActgtttgactgactgaatgaatgatttATGGAGCCGCAAGAAAATGAGTCATAACGCTTTCGTGAACCACAAACACAAAGGTCTTATCTGTGGCAGAGGCGTGGACCAGCtggtggtgtgtggaggtatgGGCGGCGTGAGGGTGTGGAACGTGGCTTCCCTACAGGAGTTACTGAGGGTGGAGCTGCCGGGGATTgtgtgctactgctgctgtgtgtcTCCCTCCCTGCACACCATTATCACAGGTACTCCCACTACCTCAGTATACTTAGCACACCTGATTCACTCGTAGTAGTGGCctgataagtgttttttttagggtggAGTGACGGTCGGCTGCGTGGACTGGGCGCAGAGAGCGGGCGTGTGGTGTGGGTAATGGATGACGCCCACCACGCAGGCGTCAACACAATCTGCGTTCTTAAGAGTGGGAAGCTCGTTTCTGGAGGCCGCGATGGACGGGTGAGGCACGAATTGATGCGTGTAGAGTGAAAATATTGACTATGGTTGATTTGTAGCCTCTTAGATTGACTTCATACTGTAGAAAGTTTGTTTAAAGGCCGAGATGGACGAATGAAGCAGGAAATTACTTATGTAGAGACTCAGTTACTGTTAATGTGATTCTACCCTCTTCCTCGCCATCTCTTTCTCTAAACTACATTGCCCTGGAGCTCTGATAGGCGTGTATAGTTAGCGTGTGTCGTGGCAGGTGCGTGTGTGGGCAGTGGATGGGAGTAGAGTCAACATGGAGGCCTCACAGAAGGAGCACCGCGGGGAAGTGACGCACCTCGCCCTGGCACCCATGGAGACTCGGATCCTGTCCTGCAGCGGAGACGGCTCCTGCATCCTCTGGAGTCTGCCGTAAGTCAATTGCCGCGGGTTCAATTTAGCCCTTGTCATATAGAAATACTTACGTGGTTATAGATCGAAATTATCACGTGTTCCTTTCAGGGAGCTTGAGCGCATATACCGCCTCACAGCCCACACGGTGTTCCTGGGCGGGCAGGTGCTGGCCAGTGGCGAGGTGGTGACAGTGGGCAGTGACGGGTCCGTGATGGTGTGGGACAGGCAGGATGGGGTGCTGCTGGCAGATCTTCCAGCCTCCAGCAAgcccatcaccaccgtcactgcCTCCAGGGATGACGCCGCCTTGGTCACAGCAGGCGAAGACGCGACCATCAGGGTTGGTACATAAGATCATGAGtaaatgagggaagctgcaggaagcctacacgtggcagaccTTATCAAACATGCCTACATGTttccacctctcctttcttttttattttttcatattgttgaTTAATGTGGAATGACCATTAATTCAGACAACGAAATGAATTACTATTTAATATTATATTCTTCAACTTTCACTGAAGTTCACATGTCCATGACAGGTCTGGAATTGGAGCAAGGGTCGGGTCACACATGAAGGTCATGGCCACAGTGGGTCCATCGCCAAGGTGGACCTTTCATCAGATGGCAAGGTCCTCGCCTCAgtgggagaggatggaggaataTTCTTTTGGAAGATGCCAGAGAGAAGGTGATCCAGTGCAGCCTTGGAGTTAAACTGGTGCTCTTGTTCCCTCTTATCCTCCACAACACAGACATAAAGCACACCATGTCCTTATGCAGGGTATCTTATATATATGCACTGACTTACAGGACTTATATCTTGTACATGCATTGACTGATGAAGTTGTATGTGCAAGGAGCATTCATAGctataatgataaatatgataatttaACTTTAAAAGATGGGACATTGTGAGCTTGACTCAGTCCTGTAAGGATACAATTATGTAAGAACAATTGGGTAAGAATACCCACACCTCCTTTCCAGGGAAGCTTCATTGTGTATCTTTATTACTGGATACAAGGAAATATTTCCACCACTGAGCACTGCTGGCCTCGTGACTCTTCCATGACTCATTTTGTACGTTTTCAGGatcaaaatgaaagaatgaaaaaaaaatgtgaagtttTATTTAGCAAGAATCCCACATTAAAGTACAAGTCTGAATGGAGTAAAGTTTAGGTAAAAGCCACATAAGGTACTGAAGCAAACCTCCCAATAGAATCTTTAATACAGACAGAActttgtatatgtatatatcctGTAATTGGCATGAAAATACAGAGTAAAAGTGTGACAGGCAGTACACTACAGGTTCTCCCTTCACTGTCACAAATGGTCAACAGTCACACACCACAGCCAAAAACACATGCGGCTcaacacactcaccaacacaggCAACACACTCACGCATCACTTCACACAGAGGTTCGGCACAGCACTTGTAAGGGACACGCTGCACCTGTGTTGTAATACTGACACCACGGTGGCTGTGTCCTTGGCAGTATCATACAAGTTAAACATGCTTGGGAGTGGTCAGTTGTAGATAAGAAGTTACAAATGCGACTTGAAACAATAGTTGAGGAATTGGAAAGTTGTCCACCACTCACAAAGACAAAGTTATCACACGAGTTACACAGGCTTGAGGATTAGAGTCAGTTGTGGATCAGAACAAGACTGGAGACTATAATCAACCCATGAGAAAACTGCCTGCCATTCATTACCAGAAGTGAATAACCAGGATGAATAATCCTTGTAGAAATTGGAGTCAAGTACATCAGGAGCTTGTAAGAATGAAAGTTATACATTCTCATTAATACTATCCATCAGAAAGTCATCAGGCGTCCTATACAAAGTTATCACCCAAGTTAAATATGCTTGGGAAGTTGGAGTTACGTAGATCAGGAAGAGGAAACTGGAAATCACCACTAACCATCTGAAGGTTGTCCAGCATCCATCACCATAACACTGATCACTCACTGAGACGTCAAATCTCCAATGTTCTCCCTATCTACACGCCTGTCTCTGGTATTCCTCTCAACAGGTTTTACATCTTGAGAGTGTACAAACCCTCtcaatatttatatatttctacttCTACATCACATTCCCTTAACCTCATTACCTGCATGAGGGAAATACTTATCATTGGTTTAAGGAAAagttagaaaatagaaaaaattttAAACAAACATGACATACATATAGCTTACATATTACAATTATAGTTACACATATAAATGCAGATTCTTACATTTCTGAATGTAACAGAATAGAGATTTGAAAAGTACTGAATCATGTCATTTGATATTATACTCATACTGAACCAATGAATTCAATAGTAATGTAGTAGTGTTAAGAATAAAGGtatatagaattttttttttttttgagaggaaGGGATGTGATGTATGTGAAGAACTTAGGAAACAAAACCAGTGAAAGGTACTGGGTTTGGTCATTTTGATATATCTGCTATACTGAGAACTGAATAATGTTAGTGAAAGAATAAGGTGAATAAG
This region includes:
- the LOC135090981 gene encoding uncharacterized protein LOC135090981 produces the protein MKPNKKIKDLQLLSTIGFTGKIVGGLHLQKDRSLVYPLGVGVGVWDRAGGRHAILHGHTRPVVALAVSRSGKLIVSAQDGDPGCQARVVVWRYDERQECGSHEVHREEVAAVGVSAGEEYVASLGGLSDGYLVLWHIPTKTPVCSVQAAEPGMGVASLLCMAPHTPTLMLVGGQRILKAWSLDPATNRLTPTSISLGLTERNYTCLKVDEAEEFLFAATTTGDVVKVRLNKSPTPGCHPSPVLVSVMAPRPTPTPGGPRLTRAPTPGLQAMAVLPNGDLLVGDVGGYVRAYRQLQDVTEEGRPACPAPPRAHGTVKYTHPKDPTRPILVQVWAVEVGAALTSLSVVGQEVVLGTVSSDIYQLKLFFQPQDLNQTKCNKTRVEFQDQTKNPRERKGFRERNVTQRKHSNSTHPRQGALKLDSVAPELHLLSTCHSEPINDVTFPRGVDQLVVCGGMGGVRVWNVASLQELLRVELPGIVCYCCCVSPSLHTIITGWSDGRLRGLGAESGRVVWVMDDAHHAGVNTICVLKSGKLVSGGRDGRVRVWAVDGSRVNMEASQKEHRGEVTHLALAPMETRILSCSGDGSCILWSLPELERIYRLTAHTVFLGGQVLASGEVVTVGSDGSVMVWDRQDGVLLADLPASSKPITTVTASRDDAALVTAGEDATIRVWNWSKGRVTHEGHGHSGSIAKVDLSSDGKVLASVGEDGGIFFWKMPERR